In the Flagellimonas sp. MMG031 genome, one interval contains:
- a CDS encoding site-specific integrase: MATVKIVLRKNYQKKDGTFPIALRITKDRKSKFLFTGEYILEKDWDQTKGLAKKSHPNSSRLNNMLLKKITEAHDMALEIESSEKKQSVATITKKIVGEDKYDFFKVSEVFLANLLKRKKFNQQYNQEKRLEIFKTYLGRKELSFTDLDVTLLKRFEAYLLYERKVAPRTAINYLMLIRTIYNFARKEYHVDDRNYPFGKGKIQIKFPESEKIGLNKEEVQLLETADNLTKAQLHAVYVWLTSFYFAGVRVADVIKLKWSDFKDNRLYYRMGKNRKLVSLVVPDKTKEILKYFEAQKRGKDDLVFPFLKGTNLKDDKRVATRVKTVTRNLNRRLQIVGEKLGIEKKLSMHIARHSFGNISGDKIPIQMLQKLYRHSSITTTVNYQSNFMHKETDDALEKVVNF; this comes from the coding sequence ATGGCGACTGTAAAGATAGTATTACGCAAGAATTATCAGAAGAAGGACGGGACTTTCCCAATTGCCCTACGAATAACAAAAGATAGAAAGTCCAAGTTCCTTTTTACAGGTGAGTACATTCTTGAAAAGGATTGGGACCAAACAAAGGGGTTGGCTAAAAAAAGTCATCCTAATTCTTCACGCCTTAATAACATGCTTTTGAAAAAGATTACTGAAGCGCATGACATGGCTTTGGAAATTGAATCAAGCGAAAAAAAGCAATCTGTAGCTACAATCACTAAAAAGATTGTGGGAGAGGATAAATATGATTTTTTCAAAGTAAGTGAGGTTTTTTTGGCGAATCTCCTAAAAAGAAAAAAGTTCAATCAACAATACAATCAAGAAAAGAGGTTGGAGATTTTTAAAACTTATTTAGGGCGAAAAGAGCTTTCCTTTACCGATTTGGACGTCACCTTATTGAAAAGGTTCGAGGCATATCTTCTTTATGAACGAAAAGTCGCTCCAAGAACGGCGATAAACTATTTAATGCTTATCCGCACCATTTATAATTTTGCCCGAAAGGAATATCATGTTGATGATAGGAACTACCCATTTGGAAAAGGTAAAATACAGATTAAGTTTCCTGAAAGCGAAAAAATCGGATTGAACAAGGAAGAGGTTCAATTACTTGAAACCGCAGACAATTTGACAAAAGCACAGCTTCATGCGGTGTACGTATGGCTAACGAGCTTTTACTTTGCGGGTGTTCGGGTTGCTGATGTCATAAAACTAAAATGGTCCGACTTTAAAGATAATCGCTTATATTATCGTATGGGGAAGAACAGGAAACTTGTCTCATTGGTCGTTCCCGATAAGACCAAAGAAATTCTTAAGTATTTTGAGGCTCAAAAGAGGGGGAAGGATGATTTGGTTTTTCCTTTTTTAAAAGGCACCAATTTGAAAGATGACAAAAGAGTAGCAACTAGGGTTAAAACCGTAACCCGAAATTTAAACCGGCGATTGCAAATCGTTGGAGAAAAACTGGGTATTGAGAAAAAACTATCTATGCATATAGCCCGTCATAGCTTTGGAAACATTTCTGGCGATAAAATACCTATTCAAATGCTTCAAAAACTGTATCGTCATTCTTCGATTACAACAACGGTTAACTATCAATCGAATTTCATGCACAAAGAAACCGATGATGCCTTAGAAAAGGTAGTAAACTTTTAA
- a CDS encoding helix-turn-helix domain-containing protein, protein MQVVCLQEEAFYALFDKVVEYLEQKRADKPEKWIDGEEAMFHLKIKSTTTLQKLRDEGKIRFSQPQKKVILYDRDSINEYIEAHVRETF, encoded by the coding sequence ATGCAAGTAGTTTGCCTACAAGAAGAAGCTTTCTATGCCTTGTTTGACAAGGTAGTGGAATATTTAGAGCAAAAAAGAGCTGATAAGCCAGAAAAATGGATTGACGGCGAGGAAGCAATGTTTCATCTCAAAATAAAATCCACCACCACTTTGCAAAAACTGCGGGACGAGGGTAAAATCAGGTTTTCCCAACCTCAAAAGAAAGTAATTCTGTACGATCGGGATTCTATTAATGAATATATCGAGGCACACGTTCGTGAAACTTTTTAG
- a CDS encoding DUF6660 family protein: protein MKFLTIILSFYFLALNVVPCGDSGKAKDDAQVVSVMDYDGNHDQDCELCSPFCQCHCCHVHTIDFDIAEFQPLQSVISQENFAYFDSLGKDFALSLYQPPQV from the coding sequence GTGAAATTTTTAACAATCATATTGTCCTTTTACTTTTTGGCGCTCAATGTAGTGCCCTGTGGCGATTCGGGCAAAGCTAAAGATGACGCCCAGGTCGTTTCGGTAATGGACTATGATGGCAATCACGACCAAGATTGTGAGCTGTGTTCACCATTCTGCCAGTGCCATTGTTGCCACGTGCATACAATTGATTTTGATATAGCCGAATTTCAACCGCTTCAATCCGTGATTTCTCAAGAAAACTTTGCCTATTTTGATAGCCTTGGCAAAGATTTTGCCCTTTCCCTTTACCAACCCCCTCAAGTATAA
- a CDS encoding DUF294 nucleotidyltransferase-like domain-containing protein, translating to MKNTISERIADFLKNYPPFNAMEPKQLEQLALEVTIIHKETNTTVFSQNESPHSHFYVVNKGAVSLSKAGSSQILDICDEGDVFGLRPLLANESYKLEAKAYEETILYAIPISDFKPLALENKRIGNFLIESFASNTGNPYSIKHRGKLYGESGDSNQYSSDKILDLQPIKYSTDLITCKKGTKIKTVADKMTKHNISCLLVMKDELPVGIITDKDLRKKVATGLFPITATAKSIMTSPLITYPKGLTLAQSQMAMMKSDISHLVLTEDGTTDTKAVGILSKHDIMVAVGNNPAVLLRAIKRATKYKRLRNIRHGIMNLLQGYLDQNIPLGLVAKIISELNDASTKQVIKIALSKMETEPPVLFTWLSMGSQGRGEQLLNTDQDNAIIFADVPEEQLESTRSYFLALGERISKGLNTIGFEYCPAEMMASNPAWCHSLNEWKKVTQHWIHNPGPDEILLSSIFFDYNVTYGEKALADELSQSIFENVQGYPQFFTHLASGALQNPSPSGFFRDFLVEQDGEHKDFFDLKLRVLMPIIDAARVLILSHSIKSINNTAERYEKLAELEPNNKELYLACSYASKALLKFRTRQGLLHNDSGRYIALDKLNKEEKIKLKRTFKTVKEIQSLLEIRFQVKNLLR from the coding sequence ATGAAGAATACCATTTCCGAGCGCATTGCCGATTTTCTCAAAAACTATCCTCCCTTCAATGCCATGGAGCCCAAACAATTGGAGCAATTGGCCTTGGAGGTAACCATTATTCATAAAGAGACCAACACGACCGTTTTTTCGCAGAACGAAAGCCCCCATTCCCATTTCTACGTCGTGAACAAAGGGGCTGTTTCCCTTTCCAAGGCAGGTTCCAGTCAAATATTGGATATCTGTGATGAGGGCGACGTGTTCGGACTTCGCCCCCTTTTGGCCAATGAAAGCTACAAATTGGAAGCCAAAGCCTACGAAGAGACCATACTGTACGCCATCCCCATTAGCGACTTTAAACCATTGGCGCTCGAAAACAAACGTATTGGCAATTTCTTGATAGAAAGCTTTGCTTCCAATACAGGTAACCCCTACTCCATCAAACATCGAGGCAAATTGTATGGGGAAAGCGGTGATTCCAATCAATATTCCAGTGATAAAATATTGGATCTTCAACCCATCAAATACTCCACGGACCTTATCACCTGTAAAAAGGGCACAAAAATTAAGACCGTAGCCGATAAAATGACCAAGCATAACATTAGTTGCTTACTGGTGATGAAAGATGAGCTGCCGGTTGGAATCATTACCGATAAGGACCTTCGGAAGAAAGTGGCAACCGGCCTATTTCCCATTACTGCCACGGCCAAATCCATCATGACCTCTCCCCTGATCACCTATCCCAAAGGGCTCACTTTGGCACAATCCCAGATGGCCATGATGAAGAGCGATATCAGTCACTTGGTACTTACCGAGGATGGCACAACGGATACCAAAGCAGTGGGCATCTTGTCCAAACACGATATTATGGTGGCTGTTGGCAATAACCCGGCCGTGCTCTTGCGTGCCATAAAACGTGCGACCAAATACAAGAGGCTCCGCAACATACGGCATGGAATTATGAACTTGCTACAAGGCTATCTGGATCAAAATATTCCTTTGGGATTGGTGGCCAAAATCATTTCGGAACTGAATGATGCCTCTACCAAACAAGTCATTAAAATAGCCTTATCAAAAATGGAAACGGAGCCTCCCGTGCTATTTACTTGGTTGAGTATGGGGAGTCAAGGGCGTGGTGAGCAATTATTAAATACGGATCAGGACAATGCCATCATCTTTGCGGATGTGCCCGAGGAACAACTGGAATCGACACGAAGCTATTTTTTGGCCCTTGGCGAACGGATTTCCAAAGGATTGAACACCATAGGATTTGAATACTGCCCTGCCGAAATGATGGCTTCCAACCCGGCTTGGTGCCACAGTTTGAATGAGTGGAAAAAGGTAACTCAGCATTGGATCCATAATCCGGGGCCAGATGAAATCCTGTTATCCTCTATCTTTTTTGATTACAATGTGACCTATGGGGAAAAAGCGTTGGCCGACGAACTCTCCCAAAGTATTTTTGAAAATGTCCAAGGTTATCCCCAGTTCTTTACCCATTTGGCAAGCGGAGCCCTACAAAATCCTTCTCCCTCCGGATTTTTCAGGGATTTTTTAGTGGAGCAGGACGGCGAACATAAAGACTTTTTCGACTTAAAATTGAGGGTGCTCATGCCCATTATCGATGCGGCCCGTGTGCTCATCCTATCCCATTCCATCAAATCCATCAACAATACGGCAGAGCGTTACGAAAAACTGGCAGAGCTGGAACCCAACAACAAGGAATTGTATCTCGCCTGTTCCTATGCCAGTAAAGCTCTATTAAAATTCAGGACCCGTCAAGGGCTTTTGCACAACGATTCGGGAAGATATATTGCTTTGGATAAATTGAACAAAGAGGAAAAAATCAAACTCAAGCGAACCTTTAAGACCGTCAAGGAAATCCAATCCCTCTTGGAAATTAGGTTCCAAGTGAAAAATCTGTTGCGCTAA